AATCGTTTCGATATTGTTGCTTGTTGTTGCGCCAAATTTTGGCAGCTTTGTGGCTGATGGTCGGGTTAATACTGCCAAGTCAAAATTGCTTTCCAGCATAGCTCTTGCCCGTTCGGAAGCGATAACTCGCGGTGGACAGGTTATTATTTGCCGTGCCAATGCTGCTGGGGATGATTGTGCAGGAAACGGAATAGCTGCTAACTCAGAAAGTTGGAGTGATGGATGGTTGGTTTTTTCTGATGTGGATACTGATGAAGCACTTGATGCCAATGAGCTGCTGCTAGTTCAAACTGACCTTGCTGAGCAAACAACAATACAGTTTGCCAGGGATGACATGATTATTTTTGGTGGTCAAGGGCTGCTCACTGATGCAACCGGGAATTTATTCGTCCTAGCCGATCAGGAGTTTATTATTGGTGATACCGCAGATGCTTCTGTTGAAACGGGTTTGTCTATTCGCTCAACGGGCCGGGTTCGTTCATGCGCTGATTGGAAATTGAGTACTCATACATGCAACGACAGCAATTAGGTTTTAGTTTAATAGAAGTGATGATTGCTCTGGTTGTGTTATCACTTGGTGTGTTAGGTATGGCAGCCTTACAGACAACTGCAATTCAGCAGAACCAAAGTGCATATATGCGAAGCCAGGCTAATCAGTATGCATACGACATAATCGACCGGATGAGAGTGAATTCAGGAGCTTTAAATAGCTATATGGATCAGTCGAGTGGCACTGAAGATTCAGACTGTGTTAGTTATAGTGGAACTGCCGCTGGTTGTACTACAGTAGAGATGGCAGGCAATGATCTTTTTGAATGGTTTGCATTGCTGCAACAGGATTTGCCGGGTGGCACCGGGCGAATTTGTCGAGGCACTGTTGCTTTTGCTCCAATTACACTAGTACCAGATTGTGTGGATGTGGCGAATAGTCCAGTTATTGTTTATATCTGGTGGGACGATGACAGGGATGGCGGAACTGTGACCTTGTCTGTGAGTAGTGAATTATGAACAAGGTGAATGGAAGTCGTCAGTCAGGTCTATCAATGATTGAATTAATGATAGCCATGGCAATTGGTTTATTTTTGACTGCCATTGTGTTGCAAGTCTTTGTAGGGAGTAGGGTTACATATTCTATGCAGTCGGGTTTAGCTCGGTTACAGGAAAATGGCCGTTTTGCCACGCAGTTCCTGACGCAGGATATAAGACAAGCTGGGTATATGGGGTGCTCCACAAATAACTCGGTTGTTTCTACCGTCATTGATGATGG
The DNA window shown above is from Aliamphritea ceti and carries:
- the pilV gene encoding type IV pilus modification protein PilV produces the protein MQRQQLGFSLIEVMIALVVLSLGVLGMAALQTTAIQQNQSAYMRSQANQYAYDIIDRMRVNSGALNSYMDQSSGTEDSDCVSYSGTAAGCTTVEMAGNDLFEWFALLQQDLPGGTGRICRGTVAFAPITLVPDCVDVANSPVIVYIWWDDDRDGGTVTLSVSSEL
- a CDS encoding GspH/FimT family pseudopilin, translated to MHKSRQVGFTLIELMIVLAIVSILLLVVAPNFGSFVADGRVNTAKSKLLSSIALARSEAITRGGQVIICRANAAGDDCAGNGIAANSESWSDGWLVFSDVDTDEALDANELLLVQTDLAEQTTIQFARDDMIIFGGQGLLTDATGNLFVLADQEFIIGDTADASVETGLSIRSTGRVRSCADWKLSTHTCNDSN